The Lepeophtheirus salmonis chromosome 1, UVic_Lsal_1.4, whole genome shotgun sequence genome has a segment encoding these proteins:
- the LOC121122248 gene encoding uncharacterized protein produces the protein MSEEELTNLSWLTSTSCRHLLPGIRPELEYEGPCFGILNSPSCSTDNSSKSSSTKKVQKQKKTLFSCYGNNKVNVERLLDDTYKLLNMEDYKNMSSTKPPFSYRALIMLSMKDTRRKMTLNQIYKWIKDNFAYYRDGDKNWQNSIRHNLSLNKCFVKVARSKDEPGKGGFWILDSNEYQSIPSTDTSSQMPFQPIPFTKPSPSLSSSTFSTAPSPHYVSNSNNKRKKNIKEVQNTKICRRFVGSKISSKFNHHYSNNNSGNSRNSSKKNLTPPLMPSTVYGQDNIINLTYNISSGPFEGLRGIVEEDEEEIEEQEEEEEESEHNGRDFVDFEMIFKNEKYFEMNPPSHYYGYEEGFGHSVELSPHPSSVSTTPADSSLEFTPFTSDNNFNLEQFLTLDADQIAENRNMFSSSLI, from the exons ATGTCTGAAGAGGAATTGACTAACTTATCATGGCTCACATCAACGAGTTGTAGACACCTTTTGCCAGGGATCCGGCCTGAATTAGAATATGAGGGCCCTTGTTTTGGTATCCTTAATTCCCCAAGTTGTAGTACTGATAACAGTAGTAAATCCTCTTCCACTAAAAAAGTCCAGAAGCAGAAAAAGACATTGTTTTCATGTTATGGAAATAATAAGGTGAATGTGGAACGACTTTTGGATGACACTTATAAATTGCTTAATATGGAAGACTACAAGAATATGTCCTCCACAAAACCTCCTTTTTCTTATCGGGCTCTGATTATGCTCTCCATGAAAGACACTCGTAGGAAAATGACtttgaatcaaatttataaatggatTAAGGATAATTTTGCATATTATCGAGACGGAGACAAGAATTGGCAG AACTCCATTCGACACAACCTATCGCTCAACAAATGCTTTGTCAAAGTGGCTAGATCCAAAGATGAACCTGGGAAAGGAGGATTTTGGATTCTAGATTCGAACGAATATCAAAGTATTCCATCAACAGACACATCATCACAAATGCCATTTCAGCCAATCCCATTCACAAAGCCTTCTCCTTCTTTATCATCATCCACATTCTCCACGGCTCCATCCCCTCACTATGTGAGCAATAgcaataacaaaagaaaaaagaatatcaagGAAGTGCAAAACACGAAGATTTGTCGAAGATTCGTGGGATCAAAGATTTCATCAAAGTTCAATCATCATTATAGTAATAACAATTCTGGTAACTCAcgaaattcttcaaaaaagaatcTGACTCCGCCACTCATGCCCTCCACTGTCTACGGACAGGATAACATAATCAATTTGACTTATAATATCTCTTCTGGACCATTTGAAGGGCTTCGAGGCATTGTGGAGGAGGATGAAGAAGAGATTGAggaacaagaagaagaagaggaggagtCCGAGCATAATGGCCGAgattttgtggattttgaaatgatatttaagaatgaaaagTACTTTGAAATGAATCCCCCATCACATTATTATGGATATGAGGAAGGTTTTGGGCATAGTGTTGAGCTAAGTCCACATCCCTCATCTGTTTCAACGACACCTGCGGACTCATCATTAGAGTTTACGCCATTTACTTCggataataactttaatttagaACAATTTTTGACATTAGATGCGGATCAGATCGCGGAGAATCGAAATATG